Proteins from a single region of Chryseomicrobium sp. FSL W7-1435:
- the trmFO gene encoding FADH(2)-oxidizing methylenetetrahydrofolate--tRNA-(uracil(54)-C(5))-methyltransferase TrmFO has protein sequence MSQIVNVIGAGLAGSEAAWQLAKRGIQVKLYEMRPVKQTPAHHTDKFAELVCSNSLRANNLTNAVGVIKEEMRILDSLIIKSADNSAVPAGGALAVDRHDFAGRVTDVIRNHPNIEIVPGEVTDIPEGITIIATGPLTSPALAEKVKELTGQDYLYFYDAAAPIVEKDSIDMDKVYLKSRYDKGEAAYLNCPMTEEEFDRFYEALIAAEVVPLKEFEKEIYFEGCMPFEVMAARGRKTLLFGPMKPVGLEDPKTGKIPYAVVQLRQDDAAGTLYNIVGFQTHLKWGPQKEVLQLVPGLENVEIVRYGVMHRNTFINSPTVLEPTYQLKANHQIFFAGQMTGVEGYVESAGSGLLAGINAARLVNGEEPFVLPAETALGSMARYITEADPKNFQPMNINFGLFPNLPGRIRDKKVKAEKFANRALTTIQNFVKSNSL, from the coding sequence ATGAGTCAAATTGTAAATGTAATTGGAGCTGGCTTAGCAGGAAGCGAAGCAGCTTGGCAATTAGCAAAACGCGGTATTCAAGTAAAACTATATGAAATGCGACCTGTTAAACAAACACCTGCACATCATACGGATAAATTTGCAGAGCTAGTCTGCTCGAATTCTCTGCGCGCAAACAATTTAACAAATGCAGTTGGTGTCATCAAAGAAGAGATGCGTATTTTAGATTCGTTAATTATTAAATCTGCAGATAATAGCGCTGTTCCTGCTGGAGGAGCGCTGGCTGTTGATCGTCATGACTTCGCTGGAAGAGTGACAGATGTGATTCGAAATCATCCAAACATTGAAATCGTACCAGGTGAAGTAACAGATATTCCTGAGGGCATCACAATCATTGCTACTGGCCCATTGACGTCACCTGCGTTAGCAGAGAAAGTGAAAGAATTGACGGGTCAAGATTATCTCTACTTCTACGATGCAGCGGCACCAATCGTGGAAAAAGATAGCATCGATATGGACAAAGTTTATTTAAAATCTCGTTATGACAAAGGTGAGGCAGCTTACTTAAACTGTCCGATGACAGAAGAAGAATTTGACCGTTTCTATGAGGCGTTGATTGCAGCAGAAGTTGTACCTTTGAAGGAATTTGAAAAAGAGATTTACTTTGAAGGGTGTATGCCGTTTGAAGTAATGGCTGCACGTGGTCGCAAAACTTTGTTGTTTGGACCAATGAAACCTGTAGGTCTCGAAGATCCTAAGACAGGGAAAATTCCGTATGCGGTCGTTCAATTAAGACAAGATGACGCAGCGGGAACATTGTACAACATTGTTGGTTTCCAAACGCACCTTAAATGGGGACCTCAAAAAGAAGTTCTTCAACTAGTCCCTGGTTTAGAGAATGTTGAGATTGTTCGATATGGTGTGATGCACCGCAATACCTTTATCAACTCACCAACAGTCTTAGAACCTACGTATCAATTGAAAGCAAACCATCAAATTTTCTTTGCCGGTCAAATGACAGGTGTTGAAGGGTATGTAGAATCTGCAGGTAGTGGTCTGTTAGCAGGTATTAATGCAGCACGTCTTGTGAACGGTGAAGAGCCATTTGTTTTACCGGCCGAGACAGCGCTTGGAAGTATGGCTCGCTACATTACGGAAGCAGATCCTAAGAATTTTCAACCAATGAATATC